The Engystomops pustulosus chromosome 1, aEngPut4.maternal, whole genome shotgun sequence genome has a window encoding:
- the TMEM156 gene encoding transmembrane protein 156 isoform X1, with protein sequence MTASLLLKLFIGITVLLIVCIPERFKTQEDLSVDLSCVDPCMMDISYISRVTVTSLTCILQENGNTTAIETVTAQNALLSSIRLGFYVNNSAISLCIPQSRTHQLSQGKLVNVSLNIEEKYFYYSKVESNFVTLDSQEDKDLPAPFSLDIHISNHTGHNRTMQYQDPKDRHDFINVSLHFESPVPFYTRPLGIFWLILIALVFVCGLIFIVYKVKKEKKIAPLIDHNQKSNKKSRNILSKPACHKNDHTCKQDISVLENATADSSLFFWKI encoded by the exons ATGACAGCTTCTCTTCTGCTTAAACTCTTTATCGGGATAACAGTCCTGCTCATAGTCTGTATTCCAGAACGCTTCAAGACTCAGGAAG ACCTCTCTGTGGACCTTTCATGTGTCGATCCCTGTATGATGGACATCTCCTACATCTCGAGGGTGACCGTCACATCATTAACATGTATTTTGCAAGAAAATGGAAACACAACAGCTATAGAGACTGTCACTGCACAAAATGCTCTATTATCCTCCATCAGACTTGGTTTTTATGTGAATAATTCTGCCATTTCCCTCTGTATTCCACAAAGCCGCACACATCAATTATCTCAAG GGAAATTAGTAAATGTTTCGTTGAACATAGAAGAGAAATATTTTTATTACTCAAAAGTGGAGTCTAACTTTGTTACATTGGATTCCCAAGAAGATAAGGATCTCCCTGCTCCCTTCTCACTTGATATCCACATCAGTAATCACACAGGACATAACAGGACAATGCAATATCAAGACCCAAAGGATCGTCATGACTTCATCAATGTATCTTTACACTTTGAAAGTCCAGTTCCAT TTTACACGAGGCCGCTCGGCATCTTCTGGTTGATTCTGATCGCACTCGTCTTTGTATGTGGACTTATCTTCATTGTTTACAAAgtcaagaaagagaaaaaaattgcTCCACTAATAGATC ATAACCAAAAATCCAACAAAAAATCCAGAAACATATTATCTAAACCAGCGTGCCATAAGAATGATCATACGTGTAAGCAGG
- the TMEM156 gene encoding transmembrane protein 156 isoform X2 gives MTASLLLKLFIGITVLLIVCIPERFKTQEDLSVDLSCVDPCMMDISYISRVTVTSLTCILQENGNTTAIETVTAQNALLSSIRLGFYVNNSAISLCIPQSRTHQLSQGKLVNVSLNIEEKYFYYSKVESNFVTLDSQEDKDLPAPFSLDIHISNHTGHNRTMQYQDPKDRHDFINVSLHFESPVPFYTRPLGIFWLILIALVFVCGLIFIVYKVKKEKKIAPLIDHNQKSNKKSRNILSKPACHKNDHTCKQEAD, from the exons ATGACAGCTTCTCTTCTGCTTAAACTCTTTATCGGGATAACAGTCCTGCTCATAGTCTGTATTCCAGAACGCTTCAAGACTCAGGAAG ACCTCTCTGTGGACCTTTCATGTGTCGATCCCTGTATGATGGACATCTCCTACATCTCGAGGGTGACCGTCACATCATTAACATGTATTTTGCAAGAAAATGGAAACACAACAGCTATAGAGACTGTCACTGCACAAAATGCTCTATTATCCTCCATCAGACTTGGTTTTTATGTGAATAATTCTGCCATTTCCCTCTGTATTCCACAAAGCCGCACACATCAATTATCTCAAG GGAAATTAGTAAATGTTTCGTTGAACATAGAAGAGAAATATTTTTATTACTCAAAAGTGGAGTCTAACTTTGTTACATTGGATTCCCAAGAAGATAAGGATCTCCCTGCTCCCTTCTCACTTGATATCCACATCAGTAATCACACAGGACATAACAGGACAATGCAATATCAAGACCCAAAGGATCGTCATGACTTCATCAATGTATCTTTACACTTTGAAAGTCCAGTTCCAT TTTACACGAGGCCGCTCGGCATCTTCTGGTTGATTCTGATCGCACTCGTCTTTGTATGTGGACTTATCTTCATTGTTTACAAAgtcaagaaagagaaaaaaattgcTCCACTAATAGATC ATAACCAAAAATCCAACAAAAAATCCAGAAACATATTATCTAAACCAGCGTGCCATAAGAATGATCATACGTGTAAGCAGG AAGCTGATTAA
- the TMEM156 gene encoding transmembrane protein 156 isoform X3: MMDISYISRVTVTSLTCILQENGNTTAIETVTAQNALLSSIRLGFYVNNSAISLCIPQSRTHQLSQGKLVNVSLNIEEKYFYYSKVESNFVTLDSQEDKDLPAPFSLDIHISNHTGHNRTMQYQDPKDRHDFINVSLHFESPVPFYTRPLGIFWLILIALVFVCGLIFIVYKVKKEKKIAPLIDHNQKSNKKSRNILSKPACHKNDHTCKQDISVLENATADSSLFFWKI; the protein is encoded by the exons ATGATGGACATCTCCTACATCTCGAGGGTGACCGTCACATCATTAACATGTATTTTGCAAGAAAATGGAAACACAACAGCTATAGAGACTGTCACTGCACAAAATGCTCTATTATCCTCCATCAGACTTGGTTTTTATGTGAATAATTCTGCCATTTCCCTCTGTATTCCACAAAGCCGCACACATCAATTATCTCAAG GGAAATTAGTAAATGTTTCGTTGAACATAGAAGAGAAATATTTTTATTACTCAAAAGTGGAGTCTAACTTTGTTACATTGGATTCCCAAGAAGATAAGGATCTCCCTGCTCCCTTCTCACTTGATATCCACATCAGTAATCACACAGGACATAACAGGACAATGCAATATCAAGACCCAAAGGATCGTCATGACTTCATCAATGTATCTTTACACTTTGAAAGTCCAGTTCCAT TTTACACGAGGCCGCTCGGCATCTTCTGGTTGATTCTGATCGCACTCGTCTTTGTATGTGGACTTATCTTCATTGTTTACAAAgtcaagaaagagaaaaaaattgcTCCACTAATAGATC ATAACCAAAAATCCAACAAAAAATCCAGAAACATATTATCTAAACCAGCGTGCCATAAGAATGATCATACGTGTAAGCAGG